The proteins below come from a single Tribolium castaneum strain GA2 chromosome 9, icTriCast1.1, whole genome shotgun sequence genomic window:
- the LOC107397798 gene encoding elastin encodes MKTFSVAVFLLAVTCLAQGSKADSAEAKTVEKRGIFSGVYKSLGGYGYGGGYGSGYSGIGIGSGGIGGAGLGFGGIGGAGLGISSGIKHGATVSTISQAVPVPVPQPYPVTVTRPVPVPVAQPVAVPVPRPVQVPVPVPRPVVVPRPVPVTVSRPVPVPVSVPIQVPVAQPVGVPVPQPYPVTVPQPVPVRVPQTVVVPVAQPVVVGGSGFFGGAGLGGIGGFGGIGSSIGISSGSYGGYGYGASIYDHHLKY; translated from the exons ATGAAAACCTTTTCG GTAGCCGTCTTCTTGTTGGCAGTTACTTGCCTTGCCCAAGGCAGTAAGGCCGACTCTGCCGAAGCCAAAACCGTGGAAAAACGTGGCATCTTCAGCGGTGTGTACAAATCTCTCGGTGGTTACGGCTATGGAGGCGGCTATGGATCAGGTTACAGCGGAATTGGGATCGGATCGGGTGGAATTGGTGGCGCTGGACTTGGATTTGGTGGAATTGGTGGCGCTGGACTCGGAATTAGTTCTGGAATCAAACACGGCGCTACTGTCTCTACCATCAGCCAGGCAGTACCAGTACCAGTACCACAGCCCTACCCAGTCACCGTCACGCGCCCTGTACCAGTACCAGTAGCCCAGCCCGTGGCTGTCCCAGTACCACGCCCAGTGCAAGTACCAGTGCCGGTACCACGTCCCGTTGTTGTTCCTAGACCAGTACCAGTCACTGTTTCTCGCCCTGTGCCAGTACCAGTCAGCGTACCCATTCAAGTACCCGTGGCCCAACCTGTTGGAGTTCCAGTTCCCCAACCATACCCCGTCACTGTGCCCCAGCCCGTCCCAGTCAGAGTACCACAAACCGTTGTCGTTCCAGTAGCTCAGCCTGTGGTTGTTGGAGGCAGCGGCTTCTTTGGAGGTGCTGGATTGGGCGGAATTGGGGGATTTGGAGGCATTGGCAGCTCGATTGGGATTTCATCCGGAAGTTATGGCGGATATGGTTATGGAGCCAGCATTTATGATCATCATCTTAAATACTAG